GCCGTGGACAGCGACGACAGCGATGCGTTGTGGCTGACCGTTACCGATTACCTGACTCCGACCACGCTGTCGTGGGTGGACGTGGGCAGCGCGCCGCAGCCGCTCAAGACCATGCCGGCGTTCTTCGACGCCGGCAAGGACACCATCGAGCAGCACTTCGCCACCAGCAAGGACGGCACCCGCGTGCCGTATTTCCTGGTCCGCCCGAAGGCGCTGAAGCTCGATGGCAGCGCGCCGACGCTGCTGTACGGCTACGGCGGTTTCGAGATCTCGATGACGCCGAACTACTCCGGCGCCCTGGGACGCTCGTGGCTGGAAAAGGGCGGCGTGTACGTGGTGGCCAACATCCGCGGCGGTGGCGAATACGGCCCGCGCTGGCACCAGGCCGCCCTCAAGCAGAATCGCCACAAGGCCTACGAAGACATGGCTGCGGTGGCCAAGGATCTGGTCGCACGCAAGATCACCTCGACCAAGCACCTGGGTGTGCAGGGCGGCAGCAACGGTGGCCTGATGACCGGCAACATGCTGACCCAGTACCCGGACTTGTTCGGTGCGGTGGTGGTGCAGGTGCCGCTGCTGGACATGAAGCGTTACAGCCATCTGCTGGCCGGCGCCTCGTGGATGGCCGAGTACGGCAATCCGGACACCGACGACTGGACCTTCATCCAGACCTTCTCGCCGTACCACCTGTTCGACCCGGGCAAGACCTACCCGCCGGTGATCTTCCTGACCTCCACGCGCGACGACCGCGTGCATCCTGGCCACGCCCGCAAGATGGCCGCCAAGATGATCGAGGCCGGCAAGGACGTGACCTACTACGAGAACATCGAAGGCGGCCACGGCGGCGCAGCCAACAACGCGCAGGCCGCGCATATGGCGGCACTGGCCTATAGCTTCCTGTGGGAGCGGTTGGCCGACTGACTTGGTCTTGGAAGCAAATCCTCAACTTGATCTGCTTTTTTATGTGTTGCGTTGAACCAAGCCCTGGGCCGAGTGGTCTAGGGCTTTTTGTTATTTCCTTCTCCCGCCGGGAGAAGGTGCCCGAAGGGCGGATGAGGGTACGGTCGCACGTTAGTCCTGGCACCCGATTTGATCACCGCTCTGGTTCTGACGTGGCGACAATCGGTCGCCATGCCCCGGCTCTTGCACAGAGCCATGTAAGGGTCGTTGGGCGACTGGAGCGACGTAATGAACCTGGAGGATCTCGGCCCGCGGATCTGTCTTCTCGGGCCATCCAATAGCGGCAAATCGACGCTGGCGCAGGCGATCGGGCAGGCACGTGGCTGCGTGCCGGTGCATCTGGACCAGTTGCATCATCTCCCCACTACCGCCTGGACACCGCGGCCCAGGCAGGACTTCATCGCGCTTCACGCGGCAGCGCTCGTGCGGGAGCGGTGGGTGATGGAGGGGAACTATCTGGGCTGTCTTCCGCAACGTCTGGCGCGTGCCACTGGCATTATCGTGCTGGATGTCCCCATCCTTACCCGCCTGGTCCGCTATCTGCGGCGCAGCTGGTGCGACCCGCATCGTCAAGGTGCGCCAGACGGCGCCAGCAACCGGGTGACCTGGGCGATGCTTCGCCATATCGCGATGGTCGAACCTGGCAAACAGGCCAGGCTCTGGAGGCTGGTCGACGCTGCGGCCTTGCCGAAGATCGTATTGCCAGGCAGCGCGGCCATCGACGGCTTCTACCGCTCCGAACGGCTGCAGCGCCCAAGTTTGGGCAGCTAGCCTGGCTGCGGGCGTGCTGTTGCGATGAACAAGGCCATGCCCAGACATCAAGCGGAACTGCACGCGCACCTGATCATGCGCGATGGCAGCCTATAAACGCAGCAACCCGCGCGCAATCCGTTCCACCGCCTGCTCCAGCCGCGGCAGGCTTTGGGTGTAGGCGATACGCACGTGCTGGTTGGCACGATGGGCACCGAAGTCGATGCCTGGCGTAAACGCAACGTGTTCGGTTTCCAGAAAATGCGCGCAGAACGCCTGGGCATCATTGGAGAACGCACTGATGTCGGCGTAGAGGTAGAACGCGCCTTGCGGTTCGACGGCAATGTCGAACCCCAGCTGGCGCAGCGCCGGCAGCAGATAGTCGCGGCGCTGCTGGAATTCGGCGCGGCGTGCTTCGAAGATGGCAATGCTCTCGGGCGTGAAGCAGGCCAGTGCGGCGTGTTGCGCAATGGTGGAGGCACTGATGTAGAGATTCTGCGCCAGCTTCTCCAGCTCGGGCACCGCGTCGGGCGGGGCGATCAGCCAGCCCAGCCGCCAACCGGTCATGCCGAAGTACTTGGAAAAACTGTTCAGCACGAAGGCGCTGTCGTCCACTTCCAGCACGCTGTGCGCGTCCAGGCCATAGGTCAGGCCGTGATAGATCTCATCCACCACCAGATGCCCGCCGTGGGCATGCAGCGTGTGGGACAGCCCAGCTAGTTGTTCGCGCGACAACACGCTGCCGGTGGGATTGGCCGGCGAGGCGACCAGCGCGCCGACGCTGTCGGTGTTCCAGCACGCGTCCACCCGTGCCGGGGTCAGCTGGTAATCGCTGTCTGGCCCGACCGGTACCAGTTGCGCGGCGCCTTCGACCAGGCGCAGAAAATGGCGGTTGCACGGATACCCCGGGTCGGCCAGTAGCCAGTGTCTGCCTGGGTCCACCAGCAGGCTGCTGGCCAGCAGCAGCGCACCGGAGCCGCCCGGGGTGATCAGGATCCGCTCCGGATCCAGGCTGCAGCCATAACGCTGCGCATAGAAACCGGCAATGGCCTCGCGCAGTGCAGGCAGTCCGCGCGCAGCGGTGTAGCGGGTGTGGCCGGCGGCCAGGGCGGCTTGCCCGGCCGCCACGATCGGCGCGGCGGTGGTGAAGTCGGGTTCGCCGATTTCCAGGTGGATCACATCGTGTCCGGCCTGCTCCAGCGCGTTGGCACGCGCCAACAGCGACATGACATGGAACGGGGCGATGTCCTGGCTGCGGCGGCTATAGCCGCTGGGGGGCGAAAGCGTGGAATCCATTACGAAGATGATAGACCAGCATGACCTAGGACACATGACGCTCGGCGACGGGCTCTTCCACACTCGGGCGCTGGGATGGCATTGCGTTCATCCAACGGACCCCAATCTGATGAAGCCTGTCCTGACCTTGTTGATCGCCAGCCTGATGACCACATCCGCCACCCCCGCCTTTGCCGCTCTCCCAACGCCGCCGGACGTCGCCAAGCATCCGCATGTGGTCAAGGCCCCCTTCGGTGCCACCCGCAACGACGACTACTACTGGCTGCGCGACGACAAGCGCGAAGACAAGGCGATGCTGGCCTATCTCAATGCCGAGAACGCCTACACCGACACCGTGATGGCGCCGCTCAAGCCGCTGGAGGACACGCTCTATACCGAGATCGTGGGGCGTATCAAGCAGGACGACGCCAGCGTGCCATACCGCGAGCGCGGTTATTGGTATTACACCCGCTTCGAAGCCGGCAAGGACTATCCGATCCAGGCGCGCCGCAAGGGCAGCATGGAGGCGCCGGAAGAGATCCTGCTGGACGTCAACCAGATGGCACAAGGCAAGGGGTATTTCAGCATCGGTGAGGCGGAGGTCAGTCAGGACAACCGCATCCTGGCCTGGGCCGACGATGCGATCGGCCGCCGCCAGTACACGATCCGTTTCAAGAACCTGGAGACCGGCGAGCTCTATCCCGACACGGTGGAAGGCGTGTCCCCGAACATGGTCTGGGCCGACGACAACAAGACGCTGTTCTATGTCGAAAACGATCCGGAAACGCTGCTTACCGTGCGCGTGA
The window above is part of the Xanthomonas campestris pv. badrii genome. Proteins encoded here:
- a CDS encoding pyridoxal phosphate-dependent aminotransferase produces the protein MDSTLSPPSGYSRRSQDIAPFHVMSLLARANALEQAGHDVIHLEIGEPDFTTAAPIVAAGQAALAAGHTRYTAARGLPALREAIAGFYAQRYGCSLDPERILITPGGSGALLLASSLLVDPGRHWLLADPGYPCNRHFLRLVEGAAQLVPVGPDSDYQLTPARVDACWNTDSVGALVASPANPTGSVLSREQLAGLSHTLHAHGGHLVVDEIYHGLTYGLDAHSVLEVDDSAFVLNSFSKYFGMTGWRLGWLIAPPDAVPELEKLAQNLYISASTIAQHAALACFTPESIAIFEARRAEFQQRRDYLLPALRQLGFDIAVEPQGAFYLYADISAFSNDAQAFCAHFLETEHVAFTPGIDFGAHRANQHVRIAYTQSLPRLEQAVERIARGLLRL